The Kluyvera intermedia genome window below encodes:
- the yedE gene encoding selenium metabolism membrane protein YedE/FdhT — protein sequence MTWHQFKQTYLIKFWSPVPAVIAAGILATYYFGITGTFWAVTGEFTRWGGQLLQLAGVHTETWGYYKLIGLDGTPLTRIDGMMIIGMFGGCFAAALWANNVKLRLPKSRIRILQAIIGGIIAGFGARLAMGCNLAAFFTGIPQFSLHAWFFALATAIGSWFGARFTLLPIFRIPVKMVKVSAASPLTQSPDKARRRFRLGMLIFIGMIGWALLTAAGSPKLGLAMLFGVGFGLLIERAQICFTSAFRDLWITGRTQMAKAIIFGMAVSAIGIFSYVQLGVAPKIMWAGPNAVIGGLLFGFGIVLAGGCETGWMYRAVEGQVHYWWVGLGNVIGSTILAYYWDDISPALATNWDKVNLLTTFGPLGGLLVTYGMLLIALLLIIGWEKRFFRRAATANVTAKENV from the coding sequence ATGACCTGGCACCAATTCAAACAAACCTATCTGATCAAATTCTGGTCACCGGTTCCTGCCGTGATCGCCGCAGGCATTCTTGCCACCTATTATTTCGGCATCACCGGTACCTTCTGGGCCGTCACCGGCGAGTTTACCCGCTGGGGTGGGCAACTGCTGCAACTGGCGGGCGTGCACACCGAAACCTGGGGCTACTACAAGCTTATCGGCCTTGATGGCACGCCGTTGACGCGTATCGACGGCATGATGATTATCGGCATGTTCGGCGGCTGTTTTGCCGCGGCGCTGTGGGCTAACAACGTGAAGCTGCGTTTGCCTAAAAGTCGCATTCGTATTTTACAGGCGATTATCGGCGGTATTATTGCCGGTTTTGGGGCCCGTCTGGCCATGGGCTGTAATCTGGCGGCGTTCTTTACCGGGATCCCTCAGTTCTCGCTTCATGCCTGGTTCTTTGCCCTGGCGACCGCTATTGGTTCATGGTTTGGTGCGCGCTTTACGCTGCTGCCAATATTCCGCATTCCGGTCAAAATGGTCAAAGTCTCCGCCGCATCTCCGTTAACACAAAGTCCCGATAAAGCGCGTCGTCGCTTCCGTCTGGGAATGCTGATTTTCATCGGCATGATCGGCTGGGCGTTGTTAACGGCGGCCGGTAGCCCAAAACTGGGTCTGGCGATGCTGTTTGGTGTCGGCTTTGGTCTGCTGATTGAGCGCGCGCAAATCTGTTTTACCTCGGCATTCCGCGACCTGTGGATCACCGGGCGTACGCAAATGGCGAAGGCGATAATTTTCGGGATGGCGGTGAGCGCCATCGGTATCTTCAGCTATGTCCAACTGGGTGTGGCGCCGAAAATTATGTGGGCGGGCCCGAATGCGGTCATCGGTGGGTTACTGTTCGGGTTTGGTATCGTGCTGGCAGGTGGCTGTGAAACTGGCTGGATGTATCGCGCGGTAGAAGGGCAGGTACACTACTGGTGGGTCGGACTCGGCAACGTTATTGGCTCGACGATTCTGGCCTACTACTGGGATGATATCTCTCCTGCGCTTGCAACCAACTGGGATAAAGTGAACCTGTTAACCACCTTTGGCCCGCTCGGCGGACTGCTGGTGACTTACGGCATGTTATTAATTGCGCTGCTGCTGATTATCGGCTGGGAAAAACGTTTCTTCCGCCGTGCCGCTACCGCTAACGTTACCGCGAAGGAGAATGTATGA
- the yedF gene encoding sulfurtransferase-like selenium metabolism protein YedF yields the protein MSTIVPDYRLDMVGEPCPYPAVATLEAMPQLKKGEILEVVSDCPQSINNIPLDAQNHGYTVLDIQQDGPTIRYLIQK from the coding sequence ATGAGCACGATAGTGCCTGATTACCGTCTGGATATGGTAGGCGAACCTTGTCCGTATCCGGCAGTGGCAACCCTTGAAGCGATGCCACAGCTGAAAAAAGGCGAAATACTGGAAGTGGTCAGCGACTGTCCGCAGTCGATAAACAACATTCCGCTGGATGCGCAGAATCACGGCTACACCGTACTGGATATTCAGCAAGATGGCCCAACCATTCGCTATCTGATTCAGAAGTAA